One genomic segment of Vulpes vulpes isolate BD-2025 chromosome 2, VulVul3, whole genome shotgun sequence includes these proteins:
- the LOC112918022 gene encoding uncharacterized protein, with protein MVNSCCGSVCSEQGCGQESCCRPTCCQTTCCRTTCCRPSCCVSSCCRPSCCGSSGCGSSCCRPSCCISSCCRPSCSSSSCCRPSCCISSCCRPSCSSSSCCGSSCCRPSCCVSSCCRPTCCQPTCCQTTCCRTTCCRPSCCVSSCCRPSCCGSSGCGSSCCRPSCCISSCCRPSCSSSSCCGSSCCRPSCCISSCCRPSCCGSNSCGSSCCRPSCCPSCCLRPVCGRVSCHTTCYRPTCVISTCPRPMCCASSCC; from the coding sequence ATGGTCAACTCCTGTTGTGGCTCCGTCTGCTCTGAGCAGGGCTGTGGCCAGGAGAGCTGCTGCCGCCCCACCTGCTGCCAGACCACCTGCTGCAGGACCACCTGCTGCCGCCCCAgctgctgtgtgtccagctgctgccGCCCCTCCTGCTGTGGTTCCAGCGgctgtggctccagctgctgcAGGCCCAGCTGCTGCATCTCTAGCTGCTGCCGCCCCTCCTGCTCTAGTTCCAGCTGCTGCCGCCCCTCCTGCTGCATCTCTAGCTGCTGCCGCCCCTCCTGCTCTAGTTCCAGCTGCTGTGGCTCTAGCTGCTGCAGGCCCAgctgctgtgtgtccagctgctgccGCCCCACCTGCTGCCAACCCACCTGCTGCCAGACCACCTGCTGCAGGACCACCTGCTGCCGCCCCAGCTGCTGTGTGTCTAGCTGCTGCCGCCCCTCCTGCTGTGGTTCCAGTGgctgtggctccagctgctgcAGGCCCAGCTGCTGCATCTCTAGCTGCTGCCGCCCCTCCTGCTCTAGTTCCAGctgctgtggctccagctgctgcCGCCCCTCCTGCTGCATCTCTAGCTGCTGCCGCCCCTCCTGCTGTGGCTCCAACTCCTGTGGCTCTAGCTGCTgccgcccctcctgctgcccctcctgctgcctgcGCCCAGTCTGTGGCCGGGTCTCCTGCCACACCACTTGCTATCGCCCCACCTGTGTCATCtccacctgcccccgccccatgTGTTGTGCCTCTTCCTGCTGCTGA